The nucleotide window TGATGGAAGATCCAAAAACGGACGAGGTTcggttaaatgaatttttttactgaaattgaTCTTGTTCGTTGGGCGTTGGTTCttcgattttacattttcttttctctcaTTACCAGAAACTGTTGGCCATTATAACGAAATTCCGGGATGAGGAACAGGAGCATCACGACACGGGCATTGATTGTGGCGCCGAACAAGCTCCATTTTATAAAGCACTGACCGAAGTTATCAAACTGGGTTGTAAAACAGCGATAACAATTTCAAAGAAGATTTAAAGCAATTTTTTAGAAGGAAAAATCGGTTTTTCAATTGTTGTCCACTCATATTTACACAATCGTATTACAGAATCGCGTCAAGTGGAAACACGGCACGACTTCATTTTCTGTGTGGTGAATCATTGCAACCGTAAAATTATTACTGCGACAAATCTGAGTGTTAGAAAGTGGAAACTCGTTCTTTAGGCACACGAGCAATTTAACGTggtgggatcgacaattatgctgcgttttccattgtaattcgatattgaccacaggctaaacaatggtaaacgcagcataattgtcgatctcatCACGTTAAATTGCTCTTTGCTCTGAATTTTGGAGACGGTCGAGTCAAAATGCACCAAGATCGTAGCGGCTTAATGGCAAGTCTTAGGGAAAACTGCTATATGAACACGTTCATCGTCGAAAAAgaccgaaaaattcatttagaccAAAGGAATCACTTTCTTCCATCAGTGAAAATCgaccaaatttttgaattggcCGCTATTATATTAGACTTAATCTACGACAGAGGAAACGACGACTCTCTGTAGAAACGGCGAGATCCTGAAGAAGAGGTGAGTAGTCGTCGATTCTCTAAGAACTCACCTTTTCATCAGGAATTCGCCGTTCattaacattttgtagaagctAATATTTCTTGACTACTCGCCTCTTGTTCAGAAAGTCGTCGTTTGTCGTGTTGTCGATTTTTCAGTGCAATCGCTTTTATCCGTAGAGACAGCGTGTTGTTTGTAATGAAGCTGTCTGAAGAAACAGTGGAAAATGAAGGTTGTATTACACGTTTTGGTATAAGAAGGAGTTCTCTTCAGTAAGGAAAGGTCAAGTTCTATTGTCATAACAGAAAAACTCGTGGTGAGTCATTTGCAAAAACGTAGCGACTTGGAAAAACTTCTGTTGCCTAATTCCAGACAGAAAACATCGACTTGAGATCATTTTTAGGATCACCACACTAACTGTGACAtagttgttttttttgcgGAGGAATACCAAAAATCTTGATGGGCAAATGGTCTAATTTGTTAGTGTTAATTAGTTAGGGTGCAGTTTCACCTTTTTTGCACTTCAAAACTCCACTACATACCTCCTTCACAATGCCGTCCTTGATATCCGGGCGGGCATGAACAGACTGCTGGTGCTGTACAATTACCTCCGTTCATACCTGCAACGTAAAATATACCGTATAAATCAAATACATCTTATGAACATGggcaaaaacatattttacttAATGTGTCGTAGACTATTGACAATGTTGAcacacattttccaaaaatattttttgggaaaatttaagaaaatgtgggaaaaaggttttcccaaaaatagccCTTGATTTTAGACAATTCCTCTAGTATACACAAGATCAATCGTCCAAGACTTATACGTACACTGATGAAACAACATACGTCCAGAATGTATGAAATGAAAGCTTCATTTCTCCCTTACTTCGGGCATGTATATTCCtacgtctgacatgtatatcgtGTATAAAAGACGTATAATTATACGagtacatacatacatacatcaCAAACAGTCACTAGCAGTGCGTATGATTATCCGTCGGCTACGtacgatatacatgtcagacgtaGAAATATACGTGCCAGAAGTGAAAcagaaatgaagctgtctgccagccatttcatacatgCTGGACGTATGTCGTTTCCTCAGTGTACTCAATTTTTATGGGAAGTgccaaaaaaatcgttttttaaattccCTAATTTTCGGCCCAGTCGCATGTTATAAATAATAACCAATATTACTTACATGACGGGAAACAAAGTGCTGTCTCGCAAAACTGTCCCATATAGCCCTCTTTGCATTGACACATTTTATCTACTTTACACCAGCCTTTGTTTGCGCATTTTTTGTCACACTCTGGATCTGGTCCttcaaatgttgaaaaaaaatttggaatatcAATGTACCAAAATCGCTTTAAAATTtggttgaaaaaataaatgaattcgaaatcaattttctattgCTCTTATTTCCGTTTATGATTttctttaattgaaattttgtaacaaCAAATCTAGGCCGAAAGGTGGTTCTCTATATGATTTTGCAATGTTTACATTTCGTTTGATTTAAGagcaatatttgaaaatttttgtttttttttttttgaaaagtaatgTCAATCCGAAAGAATTATATAGACTAAGTCAATAAGCATACATATAGGTTCacaacagacaaaaaaaattgtataaaagaAAAGTTACGCGAAAAGAATTAACATCTTTTCTTCAATCTATCCTCGTAATGACCCTTCAATTAAATCGCAGCGCGTTCGCCTCAATGCTCAACTTGCGTCGacaaccgtacttttcatgtttcaagcaccaTTTTCGACGTCCtcgtaaaatccattacataactctggataaaaatgaaaagtctcgttttcgtgtttttatggacctcggctacgccttggatgaacaaaattcacacgaaaactcttcttttcatgtttttatcCCAAGTCATGTACTATTTCTTAATTCATATTTGAGCTTTCGGCACGAACGGGATGCAATTCTGCTTGTATCGACTTTTACCGTgacgccttcggctcgaaccATAAATTTCCCACTCGTTAAAATAACAATTCTGGCAAAAGACGCATATATAATAATTCGCTGAAGGTTTGTATAACCTTCTCTAATGTTCGATTGTTTTAGGTCTATCATGTCAACTGAGTGTGACTAGAGTCTTAAGCCAACCTTTGTTTAAAAGCAGTgtcaatttatgacaaaaatgaTCCCGAAAGCAtcgaaaagtggaaaaatttacGAATGTAAAAACAGTGTAATTTAAAGGCCACAAAGCCATAAAAGCCACAAAAGAAGTGAGTTCtaatttttgtacaaattgtTGTACTTATTAGGGGTAGTAGATTCTGCGAAGTGCGAAAGAGATCGGTCCAGAAACAATCTTAGTGGTCCACAGACTACGATAAAGTGTTTTTAAACTTTGGTCTGGAACAACTTCAGGtcacaaaaaatcgaaaactgaaaattttcgagtagCGGTACATGGGACCATTCTCACCTTCaccaaaacaaaagtttttaccTAATTTCGTCGAGTTTTAGGTTATTTCTTCTTTATACAGTCCTCGctttcataataaaatttaaaaaaaaatatttaaaaaaaaacaaaaattttgacttaGTTTGTGACCAAAGTTCCGATGGTTCTGTGCAAATTGGACACTtatataattcaaaaatatagcTATAAAGACTAAGAAAAGCTCTCAAGGATCATTTTACGACTATGGCTATGATAGATTTTGATAATAATGATCAATCCAACgaacttcaagcatgagtggtactctaaatagagtactgaaactggacagtgtaccAAActaattttggcactgtaaaaatatttggaaaaatttttcatacgaaatagtactctatttggcagctgtcactcgaagcacttttgcttgaagtgcgttgagcCATCGCAACGAAGCATTGGTGCCAAGGCTTTTACTTTattcaaacttttttcattttattctgaTAGCCGAGTAGAAATAACGAAACAACAGAACGAAATAATCTTAGTCTTTTTTGGTGAAGGTGAGACTGGTCCAATGTGCCAAGCTAAtcgaaaattctcaatttcagattttgaaatgtgattttttcgCGGCCTATCGACGActagaattttttgtgaaccgGTCTCTTTCGTGCTCGAAATTCTGAATATATTTTGTGATTGAATGGTACCGATCAAGAATCACTTCTCTTTCATTGGATGGCTACATATGAAGAAGTTGGCATTACTTCAAAATAATATCAGGTTTCCTTTTAAGATCTGTTCCAGTTAGTTACTTTAATGTTTTTATGAATGTATGTGTTAAGCATGTGTGAATCAAGCTAATAAAGTAGAACGGATAGCATGGCATATATTTTGGAGAATAAgctcttgaaaattctcgaaaaatctagaattttcaaaaatttggcaTTCCAACAGGACTGAGGAGgacaattttttgagaaaatatttttattttccttgaTTACCAACGCGTGAAAGCGGGAGCTTGCgaagatttaaaaaataaatttgtaccATGAAAGAAACTGTCCATTGGATCTTATGGAAAcatgctttttattgaaatgattaTCCAATCCATGAAGATGGTAAGAGCGACAAAATagaatatttgtaaatttgttattGCAACCGTCCGTCCAACTAATAAATATGTAGAGCGAATGTGGTGAAGCATAAcattatttcttcaaaaatgaTTTGGTTTCACTCCCACAATATAGATGGAAAGTCTAAcacttcaaaaatatttccaaaaagcTCAGTTCCCTCAATAGGAAACACCTTTAGAcctgaaaatattatttcaaatgTATAAAGGACTTGATACGGACAGTAGAACCTCGTGTGGAACGGTATCTACGACTACGACAATTTCGTACAGTGGAAGTGTGAaggaaagacaaaaaaaaattgtttcactttttactgatttactgaaagggtgccagcgacatgtaccacatttctatcggtaatttattattttgtatcggtaaaattgagtttttatATCGTTCCAATATAATATCCCGTTTTGGAATGTTGACAACTGTAGATTTTTTTCCCAGACACGGTTTAGCTTGTGTTTTAatcaggaatttttttttgggaaatcgATTTCTCATCCTACATGGagagaaaagttaaaattttttgtgtggaatcaaaccacaacaactcccaaaacagaaaacatgtcgaatttcactttccTCTCCTTGtcccaaattttcttttcttaaaaaaaaaaattgggaaaatttttgaaaatttaggaaaactttttcctaaaaaatagCTGCTAGTTTTGATTGTCTAGTACAACACCAGCTGGTGAAATTAGATGAAGCAAAGCCCCGCACTCACatctcaaatttatttaccgcTTTGTGCCTTGTAAGAGCGACTGAAATTTCCtgttttaaaacattttattgtttcttctttaagtatggtttcaactcaacaaaaagtactccgtcgTGTGACAgacgtgagagagcgagctgtcaaattaacaaagtaaaaattgaaagcaaCTGGCCTTATCATTCATAAGTTTtcacatgctacatgcgtcgaaaaccgtacttttcatgtttgaagcacgtGTTTCGATGCCCTTAggatgtaaaatccattatataactcgggataaaaatgaaaagtctcatttCCGTGTCTTTATTGACcttggcttcgcctcggatcaacaaaattcccacgaaaactctatttttcattttgttatcGTGTAAAATACTGTTAATTTTGGTGGATTTCGTGTGtttccttcattttatttgttccacacgtATTCCACCACACAGAAATAGCCTTGTTTTTAAGTTTCTCCAATTCCACATGTGTGAGTGAAACGACTTTCTTTACGCATGGAACAATGTAGAACAATTAAACTTTAGAATGCTAACCAAGTAAAAACTTGTGATGAGGTCCGTTTGGGTTAAGGATATGATTTTATAACGTTTTGAACATCCAGCCAGTGCACAACGATAGGTCAACAAGGCACAGCCTTTGCAATATTTAGAATTTCGTAAGTTCGGTGGTAAGATAAAATTACGCCGTGTGCAGCCGAATTTCGATCTTTCTTGTTCACCACATTCCATCAATTCTCCTAATGAGATTAAAGCTGAAGAGAAGATATAGCTACACTTAAATTCACTCAGCGATATTTGGAAAGTAAAATTCAGATGCAATGATGGTGTGCTTTATACCTACTCTATGTCTGCATAATTTACTCGTTCCACAATTCTTGGAATAAGCACGCGGTTAATTCGTAATTCAGAGACGAAATTcgttgaatataaaaaaaattctagtcGTTGGGGCGTCGTATATTCTTCATATATGTGAAAcgtttttaaagaaaagttaAGTATAAAACCAgtcggtgaaatgaaattcttaaacatttttccactCGAGCTTAAAACTTTGACAGATgacccatacattttctgtcaaaatttcatttgatcgaCTGGTTGTTTACTCAGcttaatgcttgatttcctcttactccgtttacgctccgtttactctttaaacaataaaaaagaggcgtggtttaggaacgtaaacggcgtaagaggaaatcaagcataaaGATCAGAAAGTAGAGACGGTATTTTTGCTCTTTTGAACTTTTGAGTTCTTCTTTACGGTTTAATGTCAAGTGCGcgacaaaatttcttttttattataaattatcacacaaaaagttgaagaatttagaatttttagatcACTGAACTTCATTTCGGCCCAAACAAATTGGCTTTTcatccactttttttttacttcttagaattaaatcaaaaaatcgctcaacaaaaaaagttcaatGACCCCGCCAATATATgctttttttaccattttcattagaaattaaagcgaaatagaaaattgattaaaacaaTAGAAAGCATACACTACCTTGCGAATGTGTTAGAGAAGTTCTATCATACACACCTCTAAGTGCGCATTCCTTTTTTAAACTTAACCTTAGTGGTGTTCCCGGTACCGGCTTTCCACGACTGGTTTGAATTAGAAAACCAATACTGAACATTGCGATGCCAGAACTATTACCAGAGCATGGTAGTGATACACTAAATTCTTAATGGGTATATAAAGgacaaattataatttctattttgctTCACAAACATTAGCTGGGGAAAGAAATTGGTTCACAAgattacatgaaaaattaacaaaataatgacaTGGAAGAAGATGAACCTCCTTGAGTAGTAAAAACATTCTATTCTACGTGGTAAATGTGTCAATTCATAACAAACCTTTGGGCTCCTGTGGAATTCGtcctttaattttaattgataacGTTGGTGGCTTCAAAATCGATTCATCCAACGACTGCAGTCTGTCGAAATTATAGTAATACTTCTTGGAGCCAGATTTCCACGTAAAATTCACCGAACTTACTTCCGATGGTATCACAGGCAAATAATGATTGAAATTTGGATCCTTAATGTGGGCTGATACTTTTCCGTTATCTATTGCATAGATCTTCAGGGAAAATCCTGTGggggaaaacaattttttgtatgtgtgtgagcaaaagtcaattttgaatgaaagagACTGATCGAGATCGTATTATACCACTAAACATTTTGACTTGTTGCTCGTCTATCCATAGCGATAAGTCGTTATCCTTATCACGGTCGTTGTGGTGGAACTTTCGTTGATGATTTTGTCTCGACCAAACATGTGTAAGGAGTGTACAGGTACAGGCGAAAAATAAACAGATTTTGATGATCATTGTGCTCTGTAAAAAgataaagaaaatgtgaaacgaGTATAAGAACATGCTTAAAAGAACGACGTCACAAACAACTTTAGTCTACAGATAGAACGGCTATCAACAGcggcgacaaaaataagcaatttattattaaaatattgttaaaactaatgaagtgaTAGATTGAAATGATAAttgtagattacattggatgctgcggaggtagttcattacatgagggatcaattttgtgataccagccgaactcacaagtgtggttttaagc belongs to Bradysia coprophila strain Holo2 chromosome X unlocalized genomic scaffold, BU_Bcop_v1 contig_35, whole genome shotgun sequence and includes:
- the LOC119069504 gene encoding protein shifted isoform X2, giving the protein MIIKICLFFACTCTLLTHVWSRQNHQRKFHHNDRDKDNDLSLWIDEQQVKMFSGFSLKIYAIDNGKVSAHIKDPNFNHYLPVIPSEVSSVNFTWKSGSKKYYYNFDRLQSLDESILKPPTLSIKIKGRIPQEPKEFSVSLPCSGNSSGIAMFSIGFLIQTSRGKPVPGTPLRLSLKKECALRGPDPECDKKCANKGWCKVDKMCQCKEGYMGQFCETALCFPSCMNGGNCTAPAVCSCPPGYQGRHCEGGICAEKCLNGGKCIQKDKCHCPKGYYGLRCEFSKCVIPCMNGGKCIGNNTCRCPLGLGGNHCEIGRHQRSTCKKPCRHGLCLANHTCRCNEGWFGRYCNQRDKRKRNKSKF
- the LOC119069504 gene encoding protein shifted isoform X3 codes for the protein MIIKICLFFACTCTLLTHVWSRQNHQRKFHHNDRDKDNDLSLWIDEQQVKMFSGFSLKIYAIDNGKVSAHIKDPNFNHYLPVIPSEVSSVNFTWKSGSKKYYYNFDRLQSLDESILKPPTLSIKIKGRIPQEPKGPDPECDKKCANKGWCKVDKMCQCKEGYMGQFCETALCFPSCMNGGNCTAPAVCSCPPGYQGRHCEGGICAEKCLNGGKCIQKDKCHCPKGYYGLRCEFSKCVIPCMNGGKCIGNNTCRCPLGLGGNHCEIGRHQRSTCKKPCRHGLCLANHTCRCNEGWFGRYCNQRDKRKRNKSKF
- the LOC119069504 gene encoding protein shifted isoform X1, whose translation is MIIKICLFFACTCTLLTHVWSRQNHQRKFHHNDRDKDNDLSLWIDEQQVKMFSGFSLKIYAIDNGKVSAHIKDPNFNHYLPVIPSEVSSVNFTWKSGSKKYYYNFDRLQSLDESILKPPTLSIKIKGRIPQEPKEFSVSLPCSGNSSGIAMFSIGFLIQTSRGKPVPGTPLRLSLKKECALRGVYDRTSLTHSQGPDPECDKKCANKGWCKVDKMCQCKEGYMGQFCETALCFPSCMNGGNCTAPAVCSCPPGYQGRHCEGGICAEKCLNGGKCIQKDKCHCPKGYYGLRCEFSKCVIPCMNGGKCIGNNTCRCPLGLGGNHCEIGRHQRSTCKKPCRHGLCLANHTCRCNEGWFGRYCNQRDKRKRNKSKF